The Setaria italica strain Yugu1 chromosome IX, Setaria_italica_v2.0, whole genome shotgun sequence genome has a window encoding:
- the LOC101767580 gene encoding phospholipase D gamma 1, which yields MDHGNHRPHYPPYHHPYPPPPQQPQAYPYGYQYPPPPLPSSAEQGAPYLAPSPSFPGYAAAPPQAPQQYHSGPLQAYPPPPQHHAYPPPAHPSLYGHGYGPYSSPYPSSYPSPNASPALSPSSSFHHQHGSAPEPASHAPSAPEPPSPAPSAPAYPIEDVLATMRLSDRYDYAQSPSVPPPSTPFSGGGMQVVPYGAAAGGSQHGGGMQVVPYGAAGGGSQHGGSVRASLKVVLLHGTLDIWVHDARHLPNKDMFSKKVGELLGPRITGAVGSKMSSASMTSDPYVTVQVSYATVARTYVIPNCENPVWSQNFIVPVGHEAAEVQFVVKDSDVFGAQIIGAVAIPAEKLLSGERIQGVYPVLEPNGKPCAPGAVLHLSIQFIPVARLTMYHHGVVAGPDSHGVPHTYFPLRRGMKVTLYQDAHVPDGCLPDIWLGNGLRYQHGQCWRDIYDAICQARKLIYIVGWSVFHTIHLVRDGTQAPSLGDLLKTKSQEGVRVLLLVWDDPTSRSILGFKMDGFMGTRDEETRRFFKHSSVQVLLCPRSAGKRHSWVKQQETGTIFTHHQKTVIVDADAGNYRRKIIAFVGGLDLCGGRYDTPWHPLFRTLQTVHKEDYYNPNFATVDARGPREPWHDLHSKIDGPAAYDVLQNFQERWLKAAKRHGIKKLAKSYDDALLSIERIPEIINLSDAAYFSDNDPETWHVQVFRSIDSNSAKGFPKDPRAATMKNLVCGKNVLIDMSIHTAYVHAIRAAQHYIYIENQYFIGSSFNWDSNKDLGANNLIPIEIALKIANKIKANERFSAYIVVPMWPEGNPTGAATQRILYWQNKTMQMMYETIYRALKEAGLDDMYEPQDYLNFFCLGNREVADSTSTSNASNTANNPQEQARKNRRFMVYVHSKGMIVDDEYVIIGSANINQRSMEGIRDTEIAMGAYQPQYTWANKVSAPRGQIYGYRMSLWAEHIGGIEEDFNHPESLECMRRVRYLGEENWKQFASDEVTEMRGHLMKYPVSVDRKGKVKPLPGCTTFPDLGGNICGSFMAIQENLTI from the exons ATGGATCACGGCAACCACCGGCCGCACTACCCGCCGTACCACCACccgtacccgccgccgccgcagcagccgcagGCGTATCCTTACGGGTACCAGtaccctcctcctccgctgccgtCGTCCGCCGAGCAGGGCGCGCCGTACCTCGCTCCGTCGCCCTCGTTCCCGGGgtacgccgccgcgccgccccaaGCGCCGCAGCAGTACCACTCCGGCCCGCTCCAGGCCTACCCGCCCCCACCGCAGCACCACGCctacccgccgccggcgcatccCTCGCTTTACGGCCACGGGTACGGCCCTTACTCCTCCCCGTACCCATCCTCCTACCCGAGCCCCAACGCCAGCCCGGCGCTCTCACCCAGCTCCAGCTTCCATCACCAGCATGGCTCCGCGCCTGAACCCGCCTCGCACGCGCCCTCTGCGCCCGAACCCccctcgcccgcgccctccGCGCCGGCCTACCCCATCGAGGATGTCCTCGCCACCATGCGCCTCTCCGACCGTTACGACTACGCGCAGTCGCCCTCCGTGCCCCCGCCCTCGACCCCCTTCTCGGGCGGCGGGATGCAGGTGGTGCCCTAcggcgcggccgcgggaggCTCGCAGCACGGCGGGGGGATGCAGGTGGTGCCCTACGGCGCGGCCGGGGGAGGGTCACAGCACGGCGGCAGCGTCAGGGCGTCGCTCAAGGTGGTGCTGCTCCACGGCACCCTCGACATCTGGGTGCACGACGCCCGGCACTTGCCCAACAAGGACATGTTCTCCAAGAAGGTCGGCGAACTCCTTGGCCCGCGCATCACCGGCGCCGTTGGCAGCAAGATGTCCAGCGCATCCATGACCAGCGACCCCTATGTCACCGTCCAGGTTTCGTACGCCACCGTTGCGCGGACCTACGTCATCCCCAACTGCGAGAACCCTGTCTGGTCGCAGAACTTCATCGTGCCCGTGGGGCATGAGGCAGCCGAAGTCCAGTTTGTTGTCAAGGACAGCGATGTCTTCGGTGCCCAGATCATCGGTGCAGTGGCCATCCCGGCTGAAAAGCTTTTGTCTGGGGAAAGGATTCAGGGTGTCTACCCCGTGCTTGAGCCCAATGGCAAGCCGTGCGCTCCAGGAGCTGTACTGCATCTGTCGATACAGTTCATCCCTGTCGCTCGCCTCACAATGTACCACCATGGTGTCGTTGCTGGTCCGGACAGTCATGGCGTGCCCCATACTTACTTCCCACTAAGGCGTGGCATGAAGGTGACACTGTATCAAGATGCACATGTGCCTGATGGTTGTCTCCCAGATATATGGCTTGGCAATGGGCTGCGCTATCAGCACGGGCAGTGCTGGCGAGACATCTATGATGCCATATGCCAGGCGAGGAAGCTGATTTACATTGTGGGGTGGTCAGTTTTCCACACAATCCACCTTGTGAGAGATGGGACTCAGGCTCCATCACTTGGGGACCTGTTGAAGACGAAGTCACAGGAAGGGGTGCGGGTGCTGCTTCTTGTTTGGGATGATCCAACATCAAGGAGCATTCTTGGATTTAAGATG GATGGTTTCATGGGCACACGAGATGAGGAGACACGCAGATTTTTCAAGCATTCTTCAGTTCAAGTGTTGCTTTGCCCACGATCTGCTGGAAAACGACACAGCTGGGTGAAACAGCAG GAAACGGGAACCATTTTTACCCATCATCAGAAAACAGTTATTGTGGATGCTGATGCCGGCAACTATAGAAGAAAGATAATTGCTTTTGTCGGAGGCCTTGATTTATGTGGCGGGCGATATGATACACCTTGGCATCCTCTGTTTCGAACTCTTCAGACTGTGCACAAGGAGGATTATTACAATCCCAACTTTGCT ACAGTTGATGCTCGTGGCCCAAGGGAACCGTGGCATGACTTGCATTCTAAGATCGATGGTCCAGCTGCTTATGATGTTCTACAAAACTTCCAGGAGCGTTGGTTAAAGGCGGCCAAACGCCATGGGATTAAAAAGTTGGCTAAATCGTATGATGATGCTCTGCTCAGTATTGAAAGAATACCAGAGATTATAAACTTAAGTGATGCAGCATATTTTAGCGACAATGATCCAGAGACATGGCATGTTCAG GTGTTCCGGTCTATTGATTCAAACTCCGCCAAGGGATTTCCGAAGGATCCACGAGCAGCAACCATGAAG AATCTTGTTTGTGGAAAGAATGTACTTATTGACATGAGCATACATACGGCTTATGTGCATGCTATCCGGGCAGCccaacactatatatatattgAGAATCAGTACTTCATCGGTTCTTCATTTAATTGGGATTCAAACAAGGATCTAG GGGCTAATAATTTAATACCTATTGAAATTGCTCTTAAAATTGCAAACAAGATCAAGGCAAATGAAAGGTTCTCTGCATATATAGTGGTTCCTATGTGGCCTGAGGGCAATCCGACTGGTGCAGCTACACAAAGAATTCTTTACTGGCAG AACAAAACCATGCAAATGATGTATGAGACAATATATAGGGCCTTGAAAGAAGCAGGCCTGGATGATATGTATGAGCCTCAGGATTATTTAAACTTCTTCTGTCTTGGCAACCGTGAAGTTGCTGACAGCACTAGCACTTCAAATGCATCAAATACAGCAAATAATCCACAG GAACAAGCTAGGAAAAATAGGAGATTCATGGTCTATGTACATTCAAAAGGCATGATTGTGGATGATGAGTATGTGATCATTGGATCTGCTAACATCAACCAGAGGTCCATGGAAGGAATAAGAGATACTGAGATTGCGATGGGAGCATACCAGCCACAGTATACTTGGGCTAATAAGGTTTCTGCCCCGCGTGGACAG ATTTATGGCTACAGAATGTCCTTGTGGGCTGAGCATATTGGAGGCATTGAGGAAGACTTCAACCATCCAGAGAGCCTGGAATGCATGAGGCGGGTACGATATCTCGGGGAAGAGAACTGGAAGCAGTTTGCTTCTGATGAGGTGACAGAGATGAGAGGCCACCTCATGAAGTATCCAGTAAGCGTTGACCGCAAAGGCAAGGTGAAACCCCTGCCAGGATGCACAACGTTCCCTGATTTGGGTGGGAACATCTGTGGCTCATTTATGGCCATCCAGGAAAACCTCACAATATAA
- the LOC101767186 gene encoding protein HOTHEAD, whose product MALGLASSAALVLATILGSLCLVALSEDEQLENLRFVRRAQDAPLVSHYNYIIIGGGTAGCPLAATLSEHSRVLLLERGGLPYRNMSNQQHFTDALADTSPASPAQRFISEDGVVNARARVLGGGSCLNAGFYTRASNDYVHAAGWDARLVNSSYRWVERALVFRPDVPPWQAALRDALLEAGVTPDNGFTFDHVTGTKIGGTIFDSSGQRHTAADFLRHARPGGLTVLLYATVSRILFRQQEGAPYPVAYGVVFSDPLGVQHRVYLQDGGKNEVILSAGTLGSPQLLMLSGVGPQAHLEAHGVQVLVDQPMVGQGVADNPMNSVFIPSPVPVALSLVQVVGITRTGSFIEGVSGSEFGIPVSEGVRRLARNFGLFSPQTGQLGTLPPKQRTPEALQRAAEAMRRLDRRAFRGGFILEKILGPVSSGHIELRSTDPRANPAVTFNYFQEKEDLDRCVHGIETIERVIQSRAFANFTYANASVESIFTDSANFPVNLLPRHANDSRTPEQYCRDTVMTIWHYHGGCQVGAVVDDDYRVFGVQRLRVIDSSTFKYSPGTNPQATVMMLGRYMGVKIQAERWRK is encoded by the exons ATGGCGCTGGGGCTTGCGAGCTCGGCGGCGCTGGTTCTAGCCACCATCCTGGGCTCCTTGTGCCTCGTCGCACTCTCAGAGGATG AGCAACTCGAGAACCTGCGGTTCGTGCGGCGCGCACAGGACGCGCCCCTGGTGTCGCACTAcaactacatcatcatcggcggcggcacggcgggttGCCCACTGGCGGCGACGCTGTCGGAGCACTCCCGCGTGCTGCTCCTGGAGCGCGGTGGCCTCCCCTACCGCAACATGTCCAACCAGCAGCACTTCACGGACGCGCTGGCGGACACGTccccggcgtcgccggcgcAGCGGTTCATCTCCGAGGACGGCGTGGTGAACGCCCGGGCGCGGGTGCTGGGCGGTGGCAGCTGCCTCAACGCCGGGTTCTACACGCGCGCCAGCAACGACTACGTGCACGCCGCCGGGTGGGACGCGCGCCTCGTCAACTCGTCCTACCGCTGGGTGGAGCGCGCGCTGGTGTTCCGCCCCGACGTTCCGCCGTGGCAGGCGGCGCTCCGCGACGCGCTGCTCGAGGCCGGCGTCACGCCCGACAACGGGTTCACCTTCGACCACGTCACGGGGACCAAGATCGGGGGCACCATCTTCGACAGCAGCGGGCAGCGGCACACCGCCGCCGACTTCCTCCGCCACGCGCGCCCCGGGGGCCTCACCGTGCTCCTCTACGCCACCGTCTCGAGGATCCTCTTCAGGCAGCAGG AGGGGGCGCCGTACCCGGTGGCGTACGGCGTGGTGTTCAGCGACCCGCTGGGGGTGCAGCACCGGGTGTACCTCCAGGACGGCGGCAAGAACGAGGTGATCCTATCGGCGGGGACGCTGGGGAGCCCGCAGCTGCTGATGCTGAGCGGCGTCGGGCCGCAGGCGCACCTGGAGGCGCACGGCGTCCAGGTGCTAGTGGACCAGCCCATGGTCGGGCAGGGCGTGGCCGACAATcccatgaactcggtgttcatccCGTCGCCCGTGCCCGTCGCGCTCTCGCTCGTGCAGGTCGTGGGGATCACCCGCACCGGCAGCTTCATCGAGGGCGTCAGCGGCTCCGAGTTCGGCATCCCAGTCTCCGAGGGCGTCCGCCGCCTCGCTCGCAACTTCGGCCTCTTCTCTCCTCAG ACCGGGCAGCTCGGCACGCTGCCGCCGAAGCAGAGGACGCCGGAGGCGCTgcagcgcgcggcggaggcgatGCGGCGGCTGGACAGGCGGGCGTTCCGGGGCGGCTTCATCCTGGAGAAGATCCTGGGGCCCGTGTCGTCGGGCCACATCGAGCTGCGCTCCACCGACCCGCGCGCGAACCCGGCGGTGACGTTCAACTACTTCCAGGAGAAGGAGGACCTGGACCGGTGCGTGCATGGCATCGAGACGATCGAGCGGGTCATCCAGTCCCGGGCCTTCGCCAATTTCACCTACGCCAACGCCTCCGTCGAGTCCATCTTCACCGACTCCGCCAACTTCCCCGTCAACCTGCTGCCGCGCCACGCCAACGACTCCCGGACGCCGGAGCAGTACTGCAGGGACACCGTCATGACCATCTGGCACTACCACGGCGGCTGCCAGgtcggcgccgtcgtcgacgaTGACTACCGGGTGTTCGGCGTGCAGCGGCTCAGGGTCATCGACAGCTCCACCTTCAAGTACTCCCCAGGCACCAACCCGCAGGCCACCGTCATGATGCTCGGAAGGTATATGGGTGTGAAAATCCAGGCAGAGAGATGGAGGAAATGA